A genomic segment from Bdellovibrio sp. ArHS encodes:
- a CDS encoding KH domain-containing protein, with amino-acid sequence MKVIKRSVVLDFPESEDSKVERERVRQFLLEALQLVVGNTTQMDINIELGERTTVYRVACPQEVIGRLMGKKGRNIEALRALLTPICYNYGFRAVIEIPFYPQNPASAE; translated from the coding sequence ATGAAAGTGATCAAAAGAAGTGTAGTTCTGGATTTTCCCGAAAGCGAAGATTCTAAGGTGGAGCGGGAGCGTGTCCGGCAGTTTCTATTAGAGGCTTTGCAGCTGGTTGTGGGAAACACAACTCAGATGGATATCAATATTGAACTGGGTGAGCGCACAACGGTTTACCGCGTGGCCTGTCCCCAAGAAGTCATTGGGCGGCTGATGGGTAAAAAGGGCCGCAACATCGAAGCTCTGCGGGCCTTGCTAACACCTATTTGTTACAACTACGGATTTCGCGCGGTTATTGAAATTCCGTTTTATCCGCAGAATCCTGCGAGCGCTGAATAA
- a CDS encoding TIGR02147 family protein produces MSEVAERTDYRDLILREFRRRCETDVRYSLRSFSKELQLPATRLSDILNRRSGLSLGYARKIAPMLNLTDRESDLFLTLVESEHGRSYAVKRMARAKLKKIKEGPDRVLAEDEFAVISNWWHFAVFNLVCAHERSEPEFYARLLAIEASQVSESFELLIRLKMIENQNGRLLPLGKFVATTTDKISEGIRMYHRQMLAKATQAIEVVPVDERDYSSLNFMLAAADIQEIKETLKNFRRNLNAQFSANRAGRLYALNCQLFPLEKAHIESAPPK; encoded by the coding sequence ATGTCTGAGGTTGCCGAACGTACGGACTACAGAGATTTGATTCTGCGCGAGTTTCGTCGTCGCTGTGAAACGGACGTCAGATATTCTTTGCGCTCTTTTTCAAAAGAGTTACAACTTCCTGCGACTCGCCTGTCAGATATTTTGAATCGACGTTCCGGACTGTCTTTGGGTTATGCAAGAAAGATCGCGCCAATGCTCAACTTGACAGATCGCGAGTCGGATTTATTCCTGACTCTGGTCGAGTCCGAGCACGGTCGATCCTATGCCGTGAAAAGAATGGCGCGTGCCAAGCTAAAAAAGATCAAAGAAGGGCCGGACCGAGTTCTTGCCGAGGACGAGTTTGCCGTTATTTCGAACTGGTGGCACTTCGCGGTTTTCAATTTAGTTTGCGCCCACGAACGTTCGGAGCCAGAGTTTTATGCTCGTTTGTTAGCTATTGAAGCGTCTCAGGTGTCGGAATCTTTTGAGCTTCTGATTCGTCTGAAGATGATCGAAAATCAGAATGGTCGTTTGCTTCCCTTGGGTAAATTTGTGGCGACAACCACGGATAAAATCTCGGAAGGTATTCGCATGTATCATCGACAGATGTTGGCAAAGGCCACGCAGGCGATAGAAGTCGTGCCGGTCGACGAGCGCGACTATTCGTCACTGAATTTTATGTTGGCAGCGGCCGACATTCAGGAAATCAAAGAAACCTTAAAAAACTTCCGTCGCAACTTGAACGCCCAGTTCAGCGCGAATCGCGCGGGGCGATTGTACGCCTTGAATTGCCAGCTCTTTCCTTTGGAAAAAGCCCACATCGAATCCGCTCCACCGAAATAA
- the ileS gene encoding isoleucine--tRNA ligase produces the protein MTNANTTRTAPYNSVKPDVNLSKQEESILDFWDQEKIFAKSLDPKGKKTYSFYDGPPFATGLPHYGHLLAGVLKDVVPRYWTMKGYTVPRRFGWDCHGLPVEYEINKAHKIESRKDVFKMGVANYNNACRGIVKRYSEEWKTTVRRVGRWVDMENPYFTMDVSFMESVWWVFQQLFEKGLIYEGYKVVPYSVGISTSLSNFEANQNYKMVQDPAITVMFKLINQPDTAVLAWTTTPWTLPSNLALAVGLDIDYVKVQEKSSGRKLILAQALLPSVFKKPDEEVEVLHMMKGKDLVDLTYEPLFPFFGDRADKGAFRIISSDHVTTDSGTGVVHMAPAFGEEDYYACSKAGIPLVNPVDDDGMFTNEVPDYAGKRVKEADKDIIADLKKRGNLFKQDTIQHSYPYCYRSDTPLIYRAVSSWFVAVEKIKENLVANNKNTSWVPDHLRDGRFGNWLENARDWAISRNRFWGTPLPLWRNKEGEVICVGSREELERLSGKKVSDLHIEFVDEIEIPSPTGKSPLKRVDGVLDCWFESGSMPYAQWGFPNANVEEFKKAFPAQFIAEGLDQTRGWFYTLSVIGTALFNQAPFQNVVVNGLVLAEDGRKMSKSLRNYPDPMEVLNQHGADALRLYLIDSPVVKAQELKFSEKGVYDVVRKILLRWWNSYSFFANYANIDGFVPKGDAKKSPNILDQWVLSRLNGLIANTHKEMDAYRLYNVVPHLLQFIEDLTNTYIRFNRSHFWQDGMPEEKRFAYETLHEVLVTLARLMAPFAPFMSETTYKNLAQVLPNKKESVHLESFPEADLSLLRPELEEAVKAMDVLVTLGRNHREKIQVKAKIPLREIRIIHRSAKVLETLKRFEPYFIDELNFRKVNYDANEDQFVQITAKANFPVLGKRLGPKMKAVGAAIQKLQLQDLLKLENGETITVEGEAIQLSDVEIRRAPKGDNANLSVHQVVSIEVDPTVTPEQEREGLAREIMRKIQVARKTADFQMDDKITLDIACAGPLLEALHAHKEMIVSETLTKNLNVLDLSAEPKGVHTETSDIDGEVIKIGVTALPRS, from the coding sequence ATGACAAATGCCAATACGACCCGTACAGCCCCCTATAATTCCGTAAAACCCGATGTGAACCTTTCTAAACAGGAAGAATCCATTTTAGATTTCTGGGATCAGGAAAAGATTTTCGCGAAGTCTTTAGATCCTAAGGGAAAGAAGACTTACAGCTTTTATGATGGTCCTCCTTTTGCGACGGGCCTGCCTCACTATGGTCACTTGCTTGCCGGTGTTTTGAAAGACGTCGTTCCTCGTTACTGGACGATGAAGGGTTACACAGTGCCGCGCCGTTTTGGCTGGGATTGCCACGGTCTGCCTGTTGAGTATGAAATCAACAAAGCTCACAAAATTGAAAGTCGTAAAGACGTTTTTAAAATGGGTGTGGCTAACTATAACAACGCCTGCCGCGGTATTGTGAAAAGATATTCTGAAGAGTGGAAGACCACTGTTCGCCGCGTAGGTCGTTGGGTGGATATGGAAAATCCTTACTTCACGATGGATGTGTCCTTCATGGAGAGCGTCTGGTGGGTCTTCCAACAGCTTTTCGAAAAAGGTCTGATCTACGAAGGCTACAAAGTCGTTCCGTACTCTGTGGGTATTTCGACTTCGCTTTCAAACTTTGAAGCCAATCAGAATTATAAAATGGTTCAAGACCCGGCGATTACGGTGATGTTCAAACTTATCAATCAACCAGATACAGCCGTTTTAGCCTGGACGACGACACCCTGGACATTGCCTTCCAACTTAGCATTGGCCGTGGGTCTGGATATCGACTATGTCAAAGTTCAAGAGAAGTCTTCGGGTCGTAAATTAATTCTGGCGCAAGCTCTTCTTCCTTCCGTCTTCAAAAAGCCGGACGAGGAAGTCGAAGTGCTGCACATGATGAAGGGCAAAGACCTGGTTGACCTGACCTATGAACCGTTGTTCCCATTCTTCGGCGATCGCGCGGACAAAGGGGCTTTCCGTATTATCTCTTCGGACCATGTCACGACTGACAGTGGTACCGGTGTAGTTCACATGGCTCCGGCCTTTGGTGAAGAGGACTACTATGCTTGTTCTAAAGCGGGCATCCCTCTGGTGAATCCCGTGGATGACGACGGTATGTTCACGAACGAAGTTCCCGACTATGCCGGAAAACGCGTGAAAGAAGCCGACAAGGATATCATCGCGGATTTGAAAAAACGCGGAAATCTTTTCAAGCAAGACACGATTCAACATAGCTACCCTTACTGCTACCGCTCTGACACTCCGCTGATCTATCGGGCGGTGTCTTCGTGGTTTGTGGCCGTCGAAAAAATCAAAGAGAACCTGGTTGCGAACAACAAAAACACCTCGTGGGTTCCGGATCACCTTCGTGACGGTCGTTTCGGAAACTGGCTTGAAAATGCCCGCGACTGGGCAATTTCGCGCAACCGTTTCTGGGGAACACCATTGCCTCTTTGGCGAAACAAAGAAGGTGAAGTGATCTGTGTTGGTTCACGTGAAGAGCTTGAAAGACTCTCTGGAAAAAAAGTCAGCGATCTGCATATCGAGTTCGTCGACGAAATCGAAATTCCTTCACCCACGGGTAAATCACCTTTAAAGCGTGTGGATGGAGTTTTGGATTGCTGGTTTGAATCCGGTTCGATGCCGTACGCGCAATGGGGCTTCCCGAATGCCAACGTCGAAGAATTCAAAAAAGCCTTCCCGGCGCAATTCATCGCCGAAGGTTTGGATCAAACTCGCGGTTGGTTCTATACCCTGTCTGTGATCGGCACAGCCTTGTTCAATCAGGCCCCTTTCCAAAACGTGGTGGTGAATGGACTGGTGTTGGCTGAAGACGGGCGCAAGATGTCCAAGAGTCTTCGTAACTATCCAGATCCGATGGAGGTCCTGAATCAGCACGGCGCGGATGCCCTTCGCCTGTATCTGATTGATTCTCCGGTCGTGAAAGCGCAAGAGCTGAAGTTCTCTGAAAAAGGTGTTTACGATGTGGTTCGTAAGATCCTTCTGCGATGGTGGAATTCTTATTCCTTCTTCGCAAACTACGCGAACATTGATGGCTTCGTGCCGAAAGGTGATGCGAAAAAATCGCCGAACATCCTGGACCAGTGGGTTCTTTCCCGCTTGAATGGCTTGATTGCAAACACCCATAAAGAAATGGACGCTTATCGCTTGTACAATGTGGTGCCTCACCTTCTTCAGTTCATTGAAGATTTGACGAACACGTACATCCGCTTTAACCGCAGCCATTTCTGGCAAGACGGAATGCCCGAAGAAAAGCGTTTCGCTTACGAAACTTTGCACGAAGTTCTTGTGACCCTGGCTCGTTTGATGGCGCCGTTTGCTCCATTCATGTCTGAAACGACTTACAAAAACTTGGCACAAGTACTTCCGAATAAAAAAGAGTCCGTCCACTTGGAAAGCTTCCCTGAGGCGGATCTTTCTTTGCTTCGTCCCGAGCTGGAAGAGGCCGTAAAAGCGATGGACGTGCTAGTGACATTGGGACGCAATCACCGCGAAAAAATCCAGGTGAAAGCGAAAATTCCTTTGCGCGAAATCCGCATCATCCACAGAAGCGCAAAAGTTTTGGAAACCTTGAAACGCTTTGAGCCTTATTTCATCGATGAATTGAACTTCCGCAAAGTAAACTACGATGCCAATGAAGATCAGTTCGTTCAGATCACCGCGAAGGCCAACTTCCCGGTTCTGGGAAAACGCCTGGGACCTAAGATGAAAGCGGTGGGCGCCGCCATTCAAAAACTGCAATTGCAGGATTTATTGAAGCTGGAAAATGGTGAAACGATCACGGTGGAAGGCGAAGCGATTCAGCTTTCTGATGTTGAAATTCGTCGCGCGCCTAAAGGCGACAACGCGAATCTTTCGGTTCATCAGGTTGTTTCGATCGAAGTGGATCCGACAGTGACTCCAGAGCAGGAACGTGAAGGCCTGGCTCGCGAGATCATGCGTAAGATCCAAGTGGCTCGTAAAACTGCGGACTTCCAGATGGATGATAAAATCACTTTGGATATCGCTTGTGCGGGACCGCTTCTTGAAGCTTTGCACGCTCACAAAGAAATGATCGTTTCTGAAACTTTGACGAAGAATTTGAATGTTTTGGATTTAAGTGCCGAGCCGAAAGGCGTGCACACTGAAACTTCAGACATCGACGGCGAAGTGATCAAAATCGGCGTCACGGCCCTGCCTCGTTCGTAA